In a genomic window of Gigantopelta aegis isolate Gae_Host chromosome 9, Gae_host_genome, whole genome shotgun sequence:
- the LOC121381813 gene encoding M protein, serotype 24-like, which translates to MAQRAALNPVTAQRATLNPVTAQRAALNPVTAQRAALNPEVVDIVTAQRAALNPEVVDIVTAQRAALNPVTAQRAALNPVTAQRAALNPEVVDIVTAQRAALNPVTAQRAALNPEVVDIVTAQRAALNPEVVDIVTAQRATLNPVTAQRAALNPVTAQRAALNPVTAQRAALNPEVVDIVTAQRAALNPEVVDIVTAQRAALNPVTAQRATLNPVTAQRAALNPEVVDIVTAQRAALNPVTAQRAALNPEVVDIVTAQRAALNPVTAQRAALNPEVVDIVTAQRAALNPEVVVCGNSTEGRTQSCNSTEGCTQS; encoded by the coding sequence ATGGCACAGAGGGCCGCACTCAATCCTGTAACAGCACAGAGGGCCACACTCAATCCTGTAACAGCACAGAGGGCCGCACTCAATCCTGTAACAGCACAGAGGGCCGCACTCAATCCTGAAGTAGTAGACATTGTAACAGCACAGAGGGCCGCACTCAATCCTGAAGTAGTAGACATTGTAACAGCACAGAGGGCCGCACTCAATCCTGTAACAGCACAGAGGGCCGCACTCAATCCTGTAACAGCACAGAGGGCCGCACTCAATCCTGAAGTAGTAGACATTGTAACGGCACAGAGGGCCGCACTCAATCCTGTAACAGCACAGAGGGCCGCACTCAATCCTGAAGTAGTAGACATTGTAACAGCACAGAGGGCCGCACTCAATCCTGAAGTAGTAGACATTGTAACAGCACAGAGGGCCACACTCAATCCTGTAACAGCACAGAGGGCCGCACTCAATCCTGTAACAGCACAGAGGGCCGCACTCAATCCTGTAACAGCACAGAGGGCCGCACTCAATCCTGAAGTAGTAGACATTGTAACAGCACAGAGGGCCGCACTCAATCCTGAAGTAGTAGACATTGTAACAGCACAGAGGGCCGCACTCAATCCTGTAACAGCACAGAGGGCCACACTCAATCCTGTAACAGCACAGAGGGCCGCACTCAATCCTGAAGTAGTAGACATTGTAACGGCACAGAGGGCTGCACTCAATCCTGTAACAGCACAGAGGGCCGCACTCAATCCTGAAGTAGTAGACATTGTAACGGCACAGAGGGCCGCACTCAATCCTGTAACAGCACAGAGGGCCGCACTCAATCCTGAAGTAGTAGACATTGTAACAGCACAGAGGGCCGCACTCAATCCTGAAGTAGTAGTCTGTGGTAACAGCACAGAGGGCCGCACTCAATCCTGTAACAGCACAGAGGGCTGCACTCAATCCTGA
- the LOC121381814 gene encoding M protein, serotype 24-like — protein sequence MYDKKKYSGCSYASLGDFQKQMFRVDMDVLNISVRILIVEPRSEHVSSTAGDIITAQRAALNPEVVDIVTAQRATLNPVPAQRAALNPEVVDIVTAQRAALNPEVVDIVTAQRAALNPVTAQRAALNPVTAQRAALNPVTAQRAALNPEVVDIVTAQRAALNPEVVDIVTAQRAALNPVTAQRAALNPEVVDIVTAQRAALNPVTAQRAALNPVTAQRAALNPEVVDIVTAQRAALNPVTAQRAALNPEVVDIVTAQRAALNPEVVDIVTAQRATLNPVTAQRAALNPVTAQRAALNPVTAQRAALNPEVVDIVTAQRAALNPEVVDIVTAQRAALNPVTAQRAALNPVTAQRAALNPEVVDIVTAQRAALNPVTAQRAALNPEVVDIVTAQRATLNPEVVVCGNSTEGRTQS from the exons atgtatgacaagAAGAAATACAGTGGATGTTCATATGCAAGTCTTGGAGATTTCCAGAAGCAGATGTTCAGAG TTGACATggatgtattaaatatttcagtGAGAATACTGATAGTGGAACCTCG TTCAGAACATGTATCCAGTACAGCTGGGGACATCATAACAGCACAGAGGGCCGCACTCAATCCTGAAGTAGTAGATATTGTAACAGCACAGAGGGCCACACTCAATCCTGTACCAGCACAGAGGGCCGCACTCAATCCTGAAGTAGTAGACATTGTAACAGCACAGAGGGCCGCACTCAATCCTGAAGTAGTAGACATTGTAACAGCACAGAGGGCCGCACTCAATCCTGTAACAGCACAGAGGGCCGCACTCAATCCTGTAACAGCACAGAGGGCCGCACTCAATCCTGTAACAGCACAGAGGGCCGCACTCAATCCTGAAGTAGTAGACATTGTAACAGCACAGAGGGCCGCACTCAATCCTGAAGTAGTAGACATTGTAACAGCACAGAGGGCCGCACTCAATCCTGTAACAGCACAGAGGGCCGCACTCAATCCTGAAGTAGTAGACATTGTAACAGCACAGAGGGCCGCACTCAATCCTGTAACAGCACAGAGGGCCGCACTCAATCCTGTAACAGCACAGAGGGCCGCACTCAATCCTGAAGTAGTAGACATTGTAACGGCACAGAGGGCCGCACTCAATCCTGTAACAGCACAGAGGGCCGCACTCAATCCTGAAGTAGTAGACATTGTAACAGCACAGAGGGCCGCACTCAATCCTGAAGTAGTAGACATTGTAACAGCACAGAGGGCCACACTCAATCCTGTAACAGCACAGAGGGCCGCACTCAATCCTGTAACAGCACAGAGGGCCGCACTCAATCCTGTAACAGCACAGAGGGCCGCACTCAATCCTGAAGTAGTAGACATTGTAACAGCACAGAGGGCCGCACTCAATCCTGAAGTAGTAGACATTGTAACAGCACAGAGGGCCGCACTCAATCCTGTAACAGCACAGAGGGCCGCACTCAATCCTGTAACAGCACAGAGGGCTGCACTCAATCCTGAAGTAGTCGACATTGTAACGGCACAGAGGGCCGCACTCAATCCTGTAACAGCACAGAGGGCCGCACTCAATCCTGAAGTAGTAGACATTGTAACGGCACAGAGGGCCACACTCAATCCTGAAGTAGTAGTCTGTGGTAACAGCACAGAGGGCCGCACTCAATCCTGA
- the LOC121381812 gene encoding keratin-associated protein 10-8-like produces the protein MSTTSGLSAALCAVTGLSVALCAVTMSTTSGLSAALCCYNVYYFRIECGPLCCYRIECGPLCRYNVVYFRIECSPLYCYRIECGPLCCYNVYYFRIECGPLCRYNVYYFRIECGPLCRYNVYYFRIECGPLCRYNVYYFRIE, from the coding sequence ATGTCTACTACTTCAGGATTGAGTGCGGCCCTCTGTGCTGTTACAGGATTGAGTGTGGCCCTCTGTGCTGTTACAATGTCTACTACTTCAGGATTGAGTGCGGCCCTGTGCTGTTACAACGTCTACTACTTCAGGATTGAGTGCGGCCCTCTGTGCTGTTACAGGATTGAGTGCGGCCCTCTGTGCCGTTACAATGTCGTCTACTTCAGGATTGAGTGCAGCCCTCTGTACTGTTACAGGATTGAGTGCGGCCCTCTGTGCTGTTACAATGTCTACTACTTCAGGATTGAGTGCGGCCCTCTGTGCCGTTACAATGTCTACTACTTCAGGATTGAGTGCGGCCCTCTGTGCCGTTACAATGTCTACTACTTCAGGATTGAGTGCGGCCCTCTGTGCCGTTACAATGTCTACTACTTCAGGATTGAGTGA